A stretch of Lutra lutra chromosome 9, mLutLut1.2, whole genome shotgun sequence DNA encodes these proteins:
- the NECAB3 gene encoding N-terminal EF-hand calcium-binding protein 3 isoform X3, which yields MGLHHTIILPHVSKLAFGCPGTCHTPDPPSCAPTRLATLAEGGGSYGEEAYSPENGRCLPEYERASKMDQFMTRFLLRETVSQLQALQSSLEGASDTLEAQARGPRSDEHSVEVQSRSHGSRRAGRRALRSVGRSPTWSPGSSSSDTGQSSEAEMQWRLQVNRLQELIDQLECKAPRLEPLHEEEPTQGPESHILVAQRQVQVAEEALQDFHRALCCYVDFTGAQSHCLHVSAQKMLDNASFTLYEFWQDEASWRRHQNSACSKAFQRILIDHLRAPDTLTTVFFPASWWIMNNN from the exons ATGGGGCTACATCACACCATCATTTTGCCTCATGTGTCAAAACTGGCCTTTGGATGCCCTGGGACCTGCCATACCCCCGACCCGCCTAGCTGTGCCCCGACCCGCCTAGCCACACTGGCTGAAGGTGGTGGTTCCTACGGGGAAGAGGCCTATAGCCCAGAAAACGGCAGATGCCTCCCT GAGTATGAGCGGGCCTCCAAGATGGACCAGTTCATGACCCGCTTCCTCCTGCGGGAGACGGTGAGCCAGCTGCAAGCCCTGCAGAGCTCACTAGAAGGGGCGTCAGACACCCTGGAGGCCCAGGCCCGGGGCCCACG GTCAGACGAACACAGTGTGGAGGTGCAGAGCAGGTCCCATGGCAGCCGGCGGGCGGGACGCAGGGCCCTGCGGAGTGTTGGGCGGTCACCCACCTGGTCTCCCGGCTCCTCCTCCTCGGACACAG GGCAGAGCTCAGAAGCCGAGATGCAGTGGCGGCTCCAAGTCAACCGTCTCCAGGAGCTCATAGACCAGCTCGAGTGTAAG GCCCCCAGGCTAGAACCTCTGCATGAAGAAGAGCCTACCCAGGGGCCTGAATCG CACATCCTCGTGGCCCAGAGGCAGGTGCAGGTGGCAGAGGAAGCCCTGCAGGATTTCCACCGCGCACTGTGCTGCTACGTGGACTTCACAGGGGCCCAGAGCCATTGCCTGCA TGTGTCTGCCCAGAAGATGCTGGACAATGCCTCTTTCACCCTATATGAGTTCTGGCAGGATGAGGCCTCCTGGAGAAG GCACCAGAATTCTGCCTGTAGTAAGGCCTTCCAGCGCATCCTCATTGACCACCTTCGAGCTCCGGACACTCTCACCACTGTGTTCTTCCCAG CCTCCTGGTGGATTATGAATAATAACTGA
- the C9H20orf144 gene encoding uncharacterized protein C20orf144 homolog, whose translation MRSQCGLHGTEQGRGPPPSQKAGQKQHGLWPPVVTSPAMGNNSSHKRTKVPKQAHKERPPDMDKAGRKQQLFSHLKQNKPSAKIVLLFPLDKRQQLAEVAAGRGARPRRPGEDATGAPVGSPAAAAAPMLRGAGDGVDRREGARAREMKKILVLLLLLDARLQEEGRCAAGAPGGGAGAGGGAKAAQGWPRLYARLLTESEVDREAKPAEEQPRKRRRCPRPRP comes from the exons ATGAGGTCACAATGTGGTCTCCACGGGACAGAGCAGGGGCGGGGTCCCCCTCCCAGCCAGAAGGCAGGGCAGAAGCAGCATGGGCTGTGGCCCCCAGTGGTGACCAGCCCTGCCATGGGAAACAACAGTTCTCACAAGAGGACCAAAGTGCCCAAGCAGGCCCATAAGGAGAGGCCGCCCGACATGGACAAGGCTGGGCGGAAACAGCAGCTCTTCAGCCACCTCAAGCAGAATAAGCCAAGT gccaaGATCGTGCTGCTTTTCCCCTTGGACAAGCGGCAGCAGCTAGCCGAGGTGGCGGCGGGCCGGGGCGCACGGCCTCGGCGGCCAGGCGAAGATGCGACGGGCGCCCCGGTGGGCTCCCCCGCGGCGGCGGCTGCGCCCATGCTGCGAGGAGCGGGCGACGGCGTTGATCGGCGCGAGGGCGCGAGGGCGCGAGAGATGAAGAAGATCTTGGTCCTGCTGCTGTTGCTGGACGCGCGGCTGCAGGAGGAGGGGCGCTGCGCGGCGGGCGcgcccgggggcggggccggagcAGGGGGCGGAGCCAAGGCGGCACAGGGCTGGCCGCGGCTGTATGCGCGTCTACTGACCGAGAGCGAGGTGGACCGCGAGGCCAAGCCCGCCGAGGAGCAGCCGCGCAAGCGGCGCCGCTGCCCTCGCCCGCGACCCTGA